Sequence from the Lysobacter solisilvae genome:
CGCCACGCCGAGCAGCTGGTCGAACAGGTGGTAGTCGGAATAGATGGCGCTGATCGCCTGGCGGTAGGTGCCGATCGATTCGTCGGTGATGGCGTGGTCGCCGAAGTACACCGTGCCGCCGTGCGCGCGGTAGTGCAGGGTAAGCAGCTTGCCGAGGGTGGATTTCCCCGACCCGTTGCCACCCACGATGAAGGTGATTTCGCCCTTGTCGAAACGCAGGTCCAGCGGTCCCACATGGAAACCGCTGCCGCCGGCGTCGTAGCGGTAACCCACCGCCTCGAATCGGATGTGGTCCCACTCGCGGGCCGGCTCCTGCCGCGGCGCGATGGCCTCGGCCGGAATCTCCTGGAACAACGTGGCCACGCGCTGCATCGACACGCGCGAGATGGACAGCTGCGGAATGAAATTCAGGATCACGGCCACCGGTCCGGTGACGTAGAGCAGTGCCATGACCACGCCCACCAGCTCCTGGTTGCTGATCACCCGGTAGTTGACGAAGATGAAGATGATCGAGCCGATCACGAAGAAGCTCAGCAGGTCGCCGTAGTTGCTGGCCGAGCGGACGATCGTGTTGCCGGTCTTTTCCTGCCGCCGGACCTCGTTCTCGTGCGCCATGAGCACCGAGTCGAAGAAGGCTTGGCGCTTGGTGTCGTTGAGCTTGAGCTCCTTGATGCCGCGGATCAGGCCGTGGATCGACCCCTGCAGGCTGTCGAAGCTGCGGCGGGCGCCGATGAAGTAGCGCCGGCCGATCATCATCGGTACCTGGTAGCTCAGCGCGCCGAAGGCGATGCAGCCGAGCACGAACCAGAACACGTCGGAGTTGAGCACCAGCAGGAAGCCGAGCATGCCCACCAGCGTGACCATGCTGATGAGGATGTCTGGGAGCAGGCGGGCGCCCATCACGATGCGCGGCACGTCGGTGGTCAGCGCGGTGATCAGCCGGGCCTCGCCGATGGACTCCAGCGCCGACAGCGGCGCCGATGCGATCTGCTGGTACAGCCGTTCGCGGAACTGGGAGGCCACGTTGATCGCGACCCGGGTCAGCATCACCTGCGACAACGTCCGGCTGACAAGGATGAAGAGGCAGACGGCGATGAACACCATCGCGAACGGCGCGTTCGAGACCTCGAGGGACGCGATGCGCGTAGGCGCCTGGGCGATCTCGTCGAAGCGCATGTCGCCCGGCTTGAGCACGCTGAGGATCAGCGGGATCAGCAGCGAATAGCACACCCCCGAGACGCCTCCGAGCAGGATCGACAGGAACACCCGGTTGGGCGCCTTGCGGGAGAATTCAGCAAACATGTTCATGCCGCGGTTCCTGATGTGGCCTGCGTCCCTGCACCGGCGCCGGGCTAGTGGGCAGCGGGTTTCCCGGACGCAGCGGGTGCGTCGTCCAGGGTGAGAAAGCGGGCGTCGCGGAA
This genomic interval carries:
- a CDS encoding cyclic peptide export ABC transporter, which translates into the protein MNMFAEFSRKAPNRVFLSILLGGVSGVCYSLLIPLILSVLKPGDMRFDEIAQAPTRIASLEVSNAPFAMVFIAVCLFILVSRTLSQVMLTRVAINVASQFRERLYQQIASAPLSALESIGEARLITALTTDVPRIVMGARLLPDILISMVTLVGMLGFLLVLNSDVFWFVLGCIAFGALSYQVPMMIGRRYFIGARRSFDSLQGSIHGLIRGIKELKLNDTKRQAFFDSVLMAHENEVRRQEKTGNTIVRSASNYGDLLSFFVIGSIIFIFVNYRVISNQELVGVVMALLYVTGPVAVILNFIPQLSISRVSMQRVATLFQEIPAEAIAPRQEPAREWDHIRFEAVGYRYDAGGSGFHVGPLDLRFDKGEITFIVGGNGSGKSTLGKLLTLHYRAHGGTVYFGDHAITDESIGTYRQAISAIYSDYHLFDQLLGVADEGLSTMVDHYLRALQLDSKVQFRDGRFSTLALSDGQRRRLALLASMIDDKQLYLFDEWAADQDPTFKAVFYNQILPGLRARGKAVVVITHDDRYFDLADQVIVLGDGLVSRIERPDRVDATIAHGTWMSDPRDADIFDEPVLEAL